The genomic region TTGTTAGCCGTTATACGATAACGGCCGACTTTTCTAATGCTTCAATTTCCTTCTTTTTATTCTTCATAAGTGTCTCTGCTTCTGATAAATAAGATTCAAAGGTAGAAAAATCTTTTGCTTTAATGGAACCACAAAAATGAAAATATATCGTTTTTGTTTTTTTCAAATAAGAGTATTCGGGAAGGTTGGAATAGCCCATCATTCCACTCACAACAAATACATCCAAATCAACATTAAATTTATATGCAATCTTCATCACACCCGTTTGGAATGGTTTGATTTCTTCAGTAAAAGTCCTCTCGCCTTCGGGATACAAAAAGATAGACCTTGTTTTTAAAACTCGGAGAACATCCGTTTTGAAGTTTCTAAAATTAGGTTTTTTTTCAGAATAAATCACTGCTTCTACAATGGTCTTATGCATCATAAGCGGAATGATTTTATACCTTTGAATGATATCGCCACCTAAATAAGATAATTTTACATTCTTTGAATTAGACAAATAAGGAAGCGCAACTATGAGGGGGACTTCCATTGCATTTGTATGATTACATATTAAAAAACGATTGTTCCCTTCAGGGTCCCAGTTTCCTTGTTGAAAATCTAAAGTTCTACCAGTGAGCAGGAAAAAAGAACGGTACCAAAAATATCCCAAATAGTTATTGATCCGATTCGACCAGCGATCAAGGCCTGTGATCTTAAAGATGTAAGAGAAAGACAAACCAATAGGAAAAAGAATCACTAGAAATGGAATTGAATAACATAATACTACAAAGAATTGGAGTTGGCCCATGTGAGAATGGGAGCCGAACCCAAGAGTTGGTAAACAATAAATTCGTATCTATTTTCTTAAAATTAGAATATTTTTGGATGAAAATCGATAACGGTTCAAACAGAAAGTTCTAAAAGAAATTTTGAGATTGGATTTCTAACAATGCTAATTTTACCTTCGATTTGATCAACAAGCATCCCGATCAATTGTAATCCAAAACCTGGTGAGTGATCGAATGAAATCGATTCTGGTATCCCCACTCCGTTATCCGAGTATTCTAAATATATCTTCTTACCTTCACGAAAGATTCTTAGTCCGATTTCTGCATTAGTTATTTCACCAAAAGCATGTTTCATTGAATTGGTAATTAGTTCGTTCAGGATGATTCCAAGTGAAGAAAGAAGTTTTACATTTAGTTCAATTGGTTCTTCCAAAATATCCATCTTTACTTCCACAACTTTTGGGAAGATACTTACAATTTCCGCAAAGATTGCCGGAAAATAGTCTTGTAAGGATACAGTGTTGTCTGTTTCAGAATGATACAATTTATCATACAAAACAATCATACTTTTGATGCGACCAGCAGCTTCGTAAAGGATGGTTTGCACATTACTTTCAGACTGCGCTCGTGCTTGCAGAGTTAAGAGAGTAAAGATAGAACTCATGTTATTCTTCACACGATGGTGAATTTCTTTAAGAATGTTTTCCTTTTCAAGTAATAGTTTTTGAATTTTTGATTCTGATAGGTTTCGAACGCTAACGTCTCTTAGAATCACAGTGAATAATTTTTCACCTTTTACGGAAATTTGAGAAATGGATGCTTCAATGGGAAACTCTTCACCGTTGGATCGAAGACCACGAATTTCGCCAAGAGCTCCCATGGCTCGACGACTCACTCCTGTTTTAGAAAATGAATCGATATGACTGTCATGTTGACTTCGAAAACTAAGTGGGATCAAACGGTCTAACGGTTTGCCAATGATTTCATTGGCCTGGTATCCAAACATTTTTTCCGCTGCTCCATTAAAAAGAATAATCTTTTTAGACTGATCAATGCTGATGATTGCATCCATCGCAGATTCAATGATTTGTGTGAGTTTTGCCTCTGATTCTCTTATCCGATTCATAGCATTCAAACGATCAGAAATATCTCTGCCTACTGCAATATATCCAATCGGCAAATCACTTTCATCGTTTAGTAGCACTTGGTTAATTTCAATATTTCGAATGCTACCATCCTTTGCAAATTGAACCACTTCTCCAATAAAACTACCCTCCGAATTTACTTTTGCTATAACATGATCAGCCGTTAGGCCAAGATAATCTGTTTGGAGAACTTCTAAAACGGATTTTCCTATCACTTCTTCAGCTTTCCACAGATAAATTTTCTCAGCAGCTTTATTCCAATAGTTGATCCGATGATTGAAATCAGTGCCGATTACCGCATCCAATACATTATTCAACATATTCGCTTGTTTCGCAATATGGCTTTGGACATTGTATTCTGCCGTGATATCACGAAATACAAGTACAACTCCCCTTGTATCACCATTTAAATCTTTGATGGGAGATCCTGAATCAGAAATTTGGTATTCTGATCCATCTTTAGAAATCAGAACCGTATGGTTCGCAAGGCCAACGATTGAGTTAGTTCGCAAAACTTTATCAACTGGATTTTCGACCAAAGCCCTGGTCTTAACATTCACAATATTGAAT from Leptospira meyeri harbors:
- a CDS encoding lysophospholipid acyltransferase family protein, giving the protein MGQLQFFVVLCYSIPFLVILFPIGLSFSYIFKITGLDRWSNRINNYLGYFWYRSFFLLTGRTLDFQQGNWDPEGNNRFLICNHTNAMEVPLIVALPYLSNSKNVKLSYLGGDIIQRYKIIPLMMHKTIVEAVIYSEKKPNFRNFKTDVLRVLKTRSIFLYPEGERTFTEEIKPFQTGVMKIAYKFNVDLDVFVVSGMMGYSNLPEYSYLKKTKTIYFHFCGSIKAKDFSTFESYLSEAETLMKNKKKEIEALEKSAVIV
- a CDS encoding PAS domain S-box protein; the encoded protein is MTLVADKSILLVEDEALLAMFEKNQLEQGGYLVTHVTNGENAIQLIIREEKPFDLILMDIDLGRGLDGTQTATEILNHKEIPVVFLSSHTERDIVKKTEAITSYGYVVKNSGFTVLDASIKMAFKLFEANELTKSKKEHLETVLQSIGDGVIATDSDGKIIRMNPIAEKLTGWTHDEAEGLEINRVFNIVNVKTRALVENPVDKVLRTNSIVGLANHTVLISKDGSEYQISDSGSPIKDLNGDTRGVVLVFRDITAEYNVQSHIAKQANMLNNVLDAVIGTDFNHRINYWNKAAEKIYLWKAEEVIGKSVLEVLQTDYLGLTADHVIAKVNSEGSFIGEVVQFAKDGSIRNIEINQVLLNDESDLPIGYIAVGRDISDRLNAMNRIRESEAKLTQIIESAMDAIISIDQSKKIILFNGAAEKMFGYQANEIIGKPLDRLIPLSFRSQHDSHIDSFSKTGVSRRAMGALGEIRGLRSNGEEFPIEASISQISVKGEKLFTVILRDVSVRNLSESKIQKLLLEKENILKEIHHRVKNNMSSIFTLLTLQARAQSESNVQTILYEAAGRIKSMIVLYDKLYHSETDNTVSLQDYFPAIFAEIVSIFPKVVEVKMDILEEPIELNVKLLSSLGIILNELITNSMKHAFGEITNAEIGLRIFREGKKIYLEYSDNGVGIPESISFDHSPGFGLQLIGMLVDQIEGKISIVRNPISKFLLELSV